In the Helianthus annuus cultivar XRQ/B chromosome 11, HanXRQr2.0-SUNRISE, whole genome shotgun sequence genome, one interval contains:
- the LOC110876936 gene encoding zinc-finger homeodomain protein 5 yields MPPPRPQPLPPPSSNNVETAVGVSYRECQKNHATSMGLYVVDGCGEFMANGDEGTQEGITCAACECHRSFHRREMESESQSTTRMPAIHNPPPLAIATSGQPLKKRFRTKFTEEQKQKMHDFAEKLGWMIQNQDEQEILQFCNEVGVSKKVFKVWMHNSKQACKKKQDQQDSIKLN; encoded by the coding sequence ATGCCTCCGCCACGGCCACAACCACTGCCACCGCCCTCATCGAATAACGTTGAGACTGCTGTGGGGGTCAGTTATCGCGAATGCCAAAAGAACCATGCTACCAGCATGGGTCTCTATGTTGTAGATGGTTGTGGGGAATTCATGGCCAATGGAGATGAAGGCACACAAGAAGGTATAACATGCGCCGCCTGCGAATGCCACCGGAGTTTCCACCGTCGAGAGATGGAAAGCGAGTCTCAATCCACCACACGGATGCCTGCTATACACAACCCACCACCTCTAGCTATTGCCACTTCAGGACAGCCATTAAAGAAGAGATTCCGAACAAAATTCACAGAAGAGCAAAAACAAAAAATGCATGATTTTGCAGAAAAGCTAGGGTGGATGATTCAAAACCAAGATGAACAAGAAATTCTTCAATTCTGCAATGAAGTTGGAGTCAGTAAAAAAGTGTTCAAAGTATGGATGCATAACAGCAAACAAGCCTGCAAGAAGAAACAAGATCAGCAAGATTCAATTAAGCTTAACTAA